From the Lampris incognitus isolate fLamInc1 chromosome 10, fLamInc1.hap2, whole genome shotgun sequence genome, one window contains:
- the si:ch211-195b15.8 gene encoding tyrosine-protein phosphatase vhp-1, giving the protein MVFYKERDNERPPLSRLLPHLYLGAESDVTQDCLSAQGISHVLSVSRCSPQPTFLPCSQYLRIPIDDSLRDDLLPWIPEALRFIDGAMSSGGSVLVHCAAGISRSPALAVAYIMYSLGLDLDHAYRFVKERRPSISPNFNFLGQLQHFEGSLSQKASDGSLVIQPLKPLDAHQPWEMNNTNHSSKDLLTASHGIKYQGNCVPSDSAVAEEERSENFSNTDKEVQEYSHSGKMVKTPHLSGNLQQELRNSLQLTLSLSGKLRSLNLTPNQNQWEVQTPFDTPTPSPCEPAKPPLKPTQLRLPNSHTSLSEKRKSLTLSLSPLGATTPTYHQSTPKGDNSTAAGRHPQCTGTSKTVHKREVGVELEANGCSSKPLADNVNSTRARAKQRERSSSRTKYARPTEGRAQGKKATSRPTTVEKSDAKLAQNTYRDLSRGKESRQHSTVVDHQPVTEVKVAPSVTESEENLIEDHGLLSPLNLTMNKLLGWGERMLLGVLLSPRIKMGQAALPYRC; this is encoded by the exons GACTGTCTCAGTGCCCAGGGCATCTCCCATGTGCTGAGTGTGAGCCGCTGCAGCCCGCAGCCCACCTTCCTGCCCTGCTCCCAGTATCTGCGCATCCCCATTGACGACTCCCTCCGAGACGACCTGCTGCCCTGGATCCCGGAGGCGCTGCGCTTCATTG ATGGTGCCATGTCCTCTGGTGGTTCAGTGCTGGTTCATTGTGCTGCAGGAATCTCCCGCTCCCCTGCTCTGGCTGTGGCTTACATTATGTATAGTTTGGGATTGGACCTTGACCATGcataccg ATTTGTGAAAGAGCGAAGGCCCTCCATTTCACCAAATTTCAACTTCCTGGGTCAGCTGCAGCACTTTGAAGGCAGTCTCAGTCAAAAAGCCTCAGACGGGAGCCTTGTCATCCAGCCGCTCAAACCTCTGGATGCACACCAGCCATGGGAAATGAACAACACCAACCATAGCTCCAAAGACCTGCTGACCGCCAGTCACGGCATTAAGTATCAGGGCAACTGTGTTCCCAGTGACTCTGCAGTGGCTGAGGAAGAGCGCAGTGAGAATTTCTCCAACACAGATAAAGAGGTGCAGGAATATTCCCATTCCGGTAAAATGGTGAAAACTCCGCATTTGTCAGGAAACCTGCAGCAGGAGCTGAGAAATTCTCTGCAGCTGACGCTTTCACTCTCTGGGAAACTTCGGAGCCTCAACCTCACACCTAACCAAAACCAATGGGAAGTCCAAACGCCATTTGATACTCCAACCCCAAGTCCCTGTGAGCCAGCTAAACCACCACTAAAGCCCACTCAGCTACGACTCCCAAATAGCCATACATCGTTGTCAGAGAAACGCAAAAGCCTCACCCTTTCCTTGTCCCCCCTGGGAGCCACTACACCCACCTACCATCAGTCGACCCCCAAAGGCGACAACAGCACAGCTGCTGGCCGGCACCCACAGTGCACAGGTACTTCCAAAACTGTCCACAAGAGGGAGGTGGGAGTAGAGCTCGAGGCAAACGGGTGTAGCAGTAAACCATTAGCTGACAATGTCAACTCTACCCGGGCAAGGGCGAAGCAGAGAGAGCGGAGTTCATCTCGCACTAAGTATGCCAGGCCCACGGAGGGGAGAGCTCAGGGGAAGAAAGCCACCAGCAGGCCTACAACAGTGGAAAAAAGTGACGCTAAATTGGCTCAAAACACGTACAGGGATCTGAGCAGAGGCAAGGAAAGCAGGCAGCATAGCACGGTGGTGGACCACCAGCCAGTGACGGAGGTCAAAGTAGCACCATCTGTCACGGAGTCTGAGGAGAACCTGATTGAGGACCATGGCCTGCTGTCCCCTCTCAACCTGACCATGAACAAACTTCTGGGCTGGGGAGAGAGGATGCTGCTGGGGGTGCTGCTGAGCCCTCGCATCAAAATGGGACAGGCTGCTTTGCCATACAGATGTTGA